A genomic region of Xanthomonas fragariae contains the following coding sequences:
- a CDS encoding tetratricopeptide repeat protein has protein sequence MTVFYYASATMVAIALLLWLMPLVRQPTRNGDAHYTLPILLVLALPIATAGLYRLVGAPDAIARRVYAAAQSTAQSVATLSSTAGGEQTQDTHAADDAQEQALESWMQQAKAHEQENRPADARQAYAQALKIAPDIGAAIVGWVAADLATRSDFAIDAASRTRLQQVVAREPGNQRGLWLLGISDFQQHDYSAATEHWRHLHGLLDAGSPMQKAVADKIAVAESMVSARQSKCASH, from the coding sequence ATGACAGTTTTCTATTACGCAAGCGCGACAATGGTGGCGATTGCGCTGCTGTTGTGGCTGATGCCGCTGGTGCGCCAACCCACGCGCAATGGCGATGCACACTACACATTGCCGATTCTATTAGTGCTCGCCTTGCCGATCGCCACGGCCGGTTTGTATCGGCTGGTCGGTGCGCCGGATGCGATCGCACGGCGTGTGTACGCGGCGGCGCAGTCCACTGCGCAATCGGTAGCCACACTCTCTTCCACTGCCGGTGGTGAGCAAACGCAGGACACCCACGCCGCCGATGATGCGCAGGAGCAGGCGTTGGAATCGTGGATGCAGCAGGCCAAAGCGCACGAGCAGGAAAATCGCCCCGCCGACGCACGCCAGGCCTACGCGCAAGCACTCAAGATTGCACCCGACATCGGTGCCGCCATCGTCGGCTGGGTGGCGGCAGACCTGGCAACGCGCAGCGACTTCGCTATCGATGCCGCCTCACGCACACGTCTGCAACAGGTGGTCGCACGCGAGCCGGGGAATCAACGCGGTCTGTGGCTGCTCGGCATCAGCGACTTCCAACAGCATGATTACAGCGCCGCCACCGAACATTGGCGCCACCTGCATGGCTTGCTGGACGCCGGCTCGCCAATGCAGAAAGCAGTAGCCGACAAGATCGCCGTGGCGGAATCGATGGTCAGTGCGCGTCAGTCAAAGTGTGCCTCGCACTGA
- a CDS encoding cytochrome c-type biogenesis protein, with protein MPWRRQLRLIVLLLLGVLFAPPLAAQAVAQLPFKNRSDEARYQRLTVQPRCLVCQNENLADSKAEPSRDLRHQVFAQLQAGNSDTQIKQYMVDRYSDFVLYDPPVKRGTWLLWFGPLLVLGAGAGVVIHTGRKRACAGTPVAPQAEEQW; from the coding sequence ATGCCGTGGCGTCGTCAACTGCGCTTGATCGTGCTGTTGCTGCTGGGCGTGTTGTTTGCGCCACCACTGGCTGCGCAGGCGGTGGCCCAGTTACCGTTCAAGAACCGCAGCGATGAAGCACGCTATCAACGGCTGACAGTGCAGCCCCGTTGCCTGGTGTGTCAGAACGAGAACCTGGCCGACTCCAAAGCCGAGCCGTCGCGCGATCTGCGCCATCAGGTGTTTGCCCAACTCCAGGCCGGCAACAGCGACACGCAGATCAAGCAGTACATGGTCGATCGCTATTCGGACTTCGTGTTGTACGATCCGCCGGTCAAGCGCGGCACCTGGCTGCTGTGGTTCGGGCCGTTGTTGGTGCTGGGTGCGGGTGCGGGCGTGGTGATCCATACAGGGCGCAAACGTGCGTGTGCCGGCACGCCAGTGGCGCCCCAAGCAGAGGAACAGTGGTGA